One window of Cetobacterium sp. 8H genomic DNA carries:
- a CDS encoding glycerol dehydratase reactivase beta/small subunit family protein, translating into MTKTGIDIVCSNTIKINDIEEIFFGIEEEEVPYILQFLQLEKINKELYTNGRFEIGIGIDFDGEMILNQKKYSNDFILKENIKSSKEKLRVFGQNAARILKGLPLKK; encoded by the coding sequence ATGACAAAAACTGGAATAGATATCGTATGTTCAAATACTATAAAAATTAATGATATTGAAGAGATATTTTTTGGAATAGAAGAGGAAGAAGTCCCATATATTTTACAATTTTTACAACTGGAAAAAATTAATAAAGAACTGTATACAAATGGGAGATTTGAGATAGGAATAGGGATTGATTTTGATGGGGAGATGATACTCAATCAAAAAAAATATTCAAATGATTTTATTTTAAAAGAAAATATAAAAAGTTCAAAAGAAAAGTTACGAGTTTTCGGACAAAATGCTGCTAGAATATTAAAAGGATTACCTTTAAAAAAATAA
- a CDS encoding propanediol/glycerol family dehydratase large subunit, whose protein sequence is MKSKRFEALSKRAVNKDGFIGEWKEEGLIAMDSPLDPKASLIIENGKIIELDGKKREDFDMIDLFIADYAIDLRYAEEAMKLSTLEIAKKLVDINVKKEDILKITTGITPAKMVEVISHLNVVEMMMSVQKMRARKTPSNQCHVTNLRDNPVQISADAAEAAIRGFDEQETTVGIVRYAPFNAIAIFVGSQVGRGGVLTQCSVEEATELELGMKGFTSYAETVSVYGTEQVFTDGDDTPWSKAFLASAYASRGLKMRFTSGTGSEALMGYSEGKSMLYLETRCIYITRGAGVQGLQNGAVSCIGMPGALPGGIRAVLGENLIAMLLDLECASANDQTFSHSDIRRTARTLMQMLPGTDFIFSGYSAVPNYDNMFAGSNFDAEDFDDYNILQRDLKVDGGLRPVSEEEVIKIRNKAAKAIQGLFKELDLPEITDEEVYAATYAHGSKDMPLRDVVQDLKGAEELLKRGITGLDLVKGLSKSGFKDVAENVLNMLKQRVSGDYLQTSAILNKDFKIVSAINDKNDYMGPGSGYRMSEERWNEISNIPTAIKPESIE, encoded by the coding sequence ATGAAATCAAAACGTTTTGAAGCTTTAAGTAAGCGAGCAGTAAATAAAGATGGATTTATAGGAGAATGGAAAGAGGAAGGTTTAATAGCTATGGATAGCCCTCTAGACCCTAAAGCAAGTTTAATAATTGAAAATGGAAAAATCATAGAGTTAGATGGAAAAAAAAGAGAAGATTTTGATATGATAGATCTTTTCATAGCTGATTATGCTATCGATTTAAGATATGCTGAAGAAGCGATGAAGTTATCAACATTAGAAATTGCAAAAAAGTTAGTTGATATAAATGTTAAAAAAGAAGATATTCTTAAAATAACTACAGGAATAACACCTGCAAAAATGGTCGAAGTAATAAGTCATCTAAATGTTGTAGAGATGATGATGTCAGTTCAAAAGATGAGAGCTAGAAAAACTCCTTCTAATCAATGCCATGTAACAAATTTAAGAGATAACCCAGTACAAATTTCAGCAGATGCAGCTGAAGCTGCTATCAGAGGGTTCGATGAACAAGAAACAACTGTTGGAATTGTAAGATATGCTCCATTTAATGCTATTGCTATTTTTGTTGGATCTCAAGTTGGAAGAGGTGGAGTTTTAACTCAGTGTTCAGTTGAAGAAGCTACAGAATTAGAACTTGGAATGAAAGGATTTACAAGTTATGCAGAAACAGTTTCTGTTTATGGAACAGAACAAGTATTTACTGATGGTGATGATACCCCTTGGTCAAAAGCATTTTTGGCATCAGCTTATGCTTCAAGAGGCTTAAAAATGAGATTTACTTCAGGAACAGGTTCTGAAGCATTAATGGGATATTCTGAAGGAAAATCAATGTTATACTTAGAAACTAGATGTATTTATATAACTAGAGGAGCTGGAGTTCAAGGACTACAAAATGGAGCAGTAAGTTGTATTGGAATGCCTGGTGCACTTCCAGGAGGAATTAGAGCAGTTCTAGGAGAAAACTTAATAGCAATGCTTTTAGATTTAGAATGTGCTTCGGCTAATGACCAAACTTTTTCTCATTCTGATATAAGAAGAACAGCTAGAACTTTAATGCAGATGCTACCTGGAACAGATTTTATTTTCTCTGGATATAGTGCAGTTCCAAATTATGATAATATGTTTGCTGGATCAAATTTTGATGCCGAGGATTTTGATGACTATAACATTTTACAAAGAGATTTAAAAGTTGATGGTGGATTAAGACCAGTATCTGAAGAAGAAGTAATAAAAATAAGAAATAAAGCTGCTAAAGCAATTCAAGGATTATTTAAAGAGTTAGACCTTCCGGAAATAACTGATGAAGAGGTATACGCAGCAACTTATGCACATGGAAGTAAAGATATGCCACTTAGAGATGTTGTTCAAGATCTAAAAGGAGCTGAAGAACTTTTAAAAAGAGGAATAACTGGTTTAGATTTAGTGAAAGGTTTAAGTAAAAGTGGATTTAAAGATGTTGCAGAAAATGTACTTAATATGTTAAAACAAAGAGTTTCGGGAGACTATCTTCAAACATCAGCTATTTTGAATAAAGACTTTAAAATTGTAAGTGCAATAAATGATAAAAATGATTATATGGGTCCAGGAAGTGGATATAGAATGAGTGAAGAGAGATGGAATGAGATTTCTAATATTCCAACAGCTATAAAGCCAGAGAGCATTGAATAG
- a CDS encoding diol dehydratase reactivase subunit alpha translates to MKIIAGIDIGNATTEVALAKIGNFGIEFLGSSLYKTTGLKGTEDNLEGVKRAISSLLTKVHLKLEDLDLIRINEATPVIGDVSMETITETIITESTMIGHNPDTPGGCGIGVGITIELDDLKNLSGDLLNEDYIVIANKDKNFLDIAKILNLEMERNVRIKGAILQRDDGVLVNNRLIIKIPIVDEVQLLQKIPKGVKCCIEVALKGKVIEKISNPYGIATIFELNPEETKKVVPLSKALIGNRSGVVIKTPQGDVKEKIIPAGNLYIKGNKSTEEVGIQEGAEKIMEKISFLNVQDIFGENGTNVGGMLKNVKNTMSKFTGESVDDIKIKDLLAVDTFVPQKIKGGLAGEFMLENAVGLAVMVGTEKNQMDHLAKVIKKDLGIDVEVGGVEADMAIKGALTTPGTGKPLAIIDIGAGSTDACSIDKSGRKAHTHLAGAGNMVTLLIQKELGIKDFNLAEDIKKYPLAKVESFFHIRYEDGSVEFFNEPLSPNIYAKIVLIKNGELIPIEVDATLEKIRNIRRESKRKVFVVNSKRALKKISLTKNIRDFEFVIIVGGSALDFEVPEMITEALSKYGVVAGCGNIRGTEGPRNAVATGLVLGDRV, encoded by the coding sequence ATGAAAATTATTGCAGGTATAGATATAGGTAATGCGACTACAGAGGTAGCTTTAGCTAAAATAGGTAACTTCGGAATAGAATTTTTAGGAAGTTCCCTTTATAAAACTACTGGACTAAAAGGAACTGAGGATAATCTAGAAGGAGTAAAAAGAGCCATTTCCTCTTTATTGACAAAAGTTCATTTAAAATTAGAGGATTTAGATTTGATTCGTATAAATGAAGCCACTCCTGTAATAGGAGATGTATCTATGGAAACAATAACCGAAACTATAATAACAGAATCAACTATGATTGGACATAACCCAGATACTCCTGGTGGTTGCGGTATTGGAGTTGGAATAACAATCGAATTGGATGATCTTAAAAATTTAAGTGGAGACTTATTGAATGAGGACTACATAGTTATAGCAAATAAAGATAAAAATTTCTTAGATATAGCAAAAATTTTAAATCTTGAAATGGAGAGAAATGTTAGAATAAAAGGAGCTATTTTACAAAGAGATGATGGAGTTCTTGTAAACAATAGATTAATAATAAAAATTCCAATAGTTGATGAAGTTCAGTTGCTCCAAAAAATACCTAAAGGAGTTAAATGTTGTATAGAAGTGGCTCTAAAAGGTAAAGTTATTGAAAAGATATCAAATCCATATGGAATTGCAACAATTTTTGAATTAAATCCAGAAGAAACAAAAAAAGTTGTTCCACTATCTAAAGCTTTAATAGGTAATAGATCGGGAGTTGTTATAAAAACTCCTCAAGGAGATGTAAAAGAAAAGATTATTCCTGCTGGAAATTTATATATAAAGGGAAATAAATCTACTGAAGAAGTTGGTATCCAAGAAGGTGCAGAAAAAATAATGGAAAAAATATCTTTTTTAAATGTACAAGATATTTTTGGTGAAAATGGAACTAACGTAGGCGGAATGCTTAAAAATGTAAAAAATACTATGAGTAAATTTACAGGTGAAAGTGTAGATGACATAAAAATAAAAGATTTACTTGCTGTAGATACTTTTGTTCCCCAAAAAATTAAAGGTGGATTAGCTGGAGAGTTTATGTTAGAAAATGCAGTAGGTTTAGCTGTAATGGTCGGTACTGAGAAAAATCAAATGGATCACTTAGCGAAAGTAATCAAAAAAGATTTGGGTATCGATGTCGAAGTTGGTGGAGTAGAAGCTGATATGGCAATAAAAGGAGCCTTGACCACTCCTGGAACAGGAAAACCTTTAGCTATAATTGATATCGGTGCTGGATCCACAGATGCATGTAGTATAGATAAATCTGGAAGAAAAGCCCATACTCATTTAGCAGGAGCAGGAAATATGGTAACTTTATTAATCCAAAAAGAACTTGGGATTAAAGACTTTAATTTAGCTGAAGATATAAAAAAATATCCATTGGCAAAAGTCGAATCATTTTTTCATATTAGATATGAAGATGGAAGTGTTGAATTTTTTAACGAGCCTTTATCTCCAAATATATATGCCAAAATTGTTTTAATTAAAAATGGAGAATTAATTCCAATTGAAGTTGATGCTACTTTAGAAAAAATTAGAAATATTAGAAGAGAGAGCAAACGAAAAGTATTTGTAGTAAATTCAAAAAGAGCGTTGAAAAAAATATCTCTTACAAAAAATATAAGAGATTTTGAATTTGTGATCATAGTTGGTGGATCGGCTCTTGATTTTGAAGTACCCGAAATGATAACAGAAGCTCTTTCTAAATATGGTGTTGTTGCAGGGTGTGGAAATATAAGAGGAACAGAGGGTCCTAGAAATGCAGTTGCAACAGGACTAGTTTTAGGTGATAGAGTATGA
- a CDS encoding propanediol/glycerol family dehydratase medium subunit translates to MEIKIKEVGIAKKGVKIEEVVIGLAPAFKKYQNKTITDVPHDIVLMELIAGIEEEGLIARVVRVTRTSDVCFIANDAAKLSGSGIGIGIQSKGTTVIHQKDLLPLNNLELFPQAPLLTPEIYRLIGKNAAKYAKGESPNPVPVISDQMVRPKYQAKAALLHIKETKHVKDNGKPEELEYTFE, encoded by the coding sequence ATGGAAATAAAAATAAAAGAGGTTGGAATTGCAAAAAAAGGTGTTAAAATAGAGGAAGTAGTTATCGGATTAGCACCCGCATTTAAAAAATATCAAAATAAAACTATAACTGACGTTCCACATGATATAGTATTAATGGAACTAATTGCTGGAATAGAAGAAGAGGGATTAATAGCTAGGGTAGTAAGAGTAACTAGAACTTCAGATGTTTGTTTTATAGCTAATGATGCTGCTAAGTTAAGTGGTTCAGGCATAGGTATAGGTATACAATCTAAAGGAACAACAGTTATACATCAAAAGGATTTACTGCCTTTAAATAACTTAGAACTATTCCCTCAGGCCCCACTTCTGACACCAGAAATTTACAGATTAATCGGTAAAAACGCTGCTAAATATGCTAAAGGGGAATCTCCAAATCCAGTTCCTGTAATAAGTGATCAAATGGTAAGACCAAAATATCAAGCAAAAGCTGCATTACTGCATATAAAAGAAACAAAACATGTAAAAGATAACGGAAAACCTGAAGAGTTAGAATACACTTTTGAATAA
- a CDS encoding heme-binding protein codes for MITKSFNQITLNASKKMGTAALKKALEIKVPVVFSVVDNGGNLLYLERMDEAFVTSVDISINKAFTAWALKKGTDQLSEVVLPGESLYGLNLTNNSRIITFGGGFPIIIKGEIVGAVGVSGGTVEEDMEIAKAALNSL; via the coding sequence ATGATTACAAAAAGTTTTAATCAAATCACTTTGAATGCTTCAAAAAAAATGGGTACTGCAGCACTAAAAAAAGCTTTAGAAATAAAGGTTCCTGTAGTATTTTCTGTTGTTGATAATGGAGGAAACTTATTATATTTAGAAAGAATGGATGAAGCTTTTGTAACTAGTGTTGATATATCTATAAATAAAGCTTTTACTGCTTGGGCATTAAAAAAAGGAACCGATCAACTTAGTGAAGTTGTTTTACCTGGAGAAAGTTTATATGGTTTAAATTTAACAAATAACTCGAGAATAATAACTTTTGGTGGTGGCTTTCCTATTATTATAAAAGGGGAAATTGTTGGAGCTGTTGGTGTAAGTGGTGGAACAGTTGAAGAGGATATGGAAATAGCTAAAGCGGCACTAAATTCTTTATAA
- a CDS encoding diol dehydratase small subunit, protein MNKKINIELDYPLGEKRKEWLKTPTGKTLDDITLDNVLNEDIKAQDIRISSETLNLQGEVAEAAEQPTIKRNFQRASELVKISDERILEIYNALRPNRSKKEELLEIADELENKYGAIVNANFVREAAEIYEKRGKLRRD, encoded by the coding sequence ATGAATAAAAAAATTAACATTGAACTAGATTATCCTTTAGGAGAGAAAAGAAAAGAATGGTTAAAAACTCCAACTGGGAAAACGTTAGATGATATAACTTTAGATAATGTTTTAAATGAAGATATTAAAGCACAAGATATTAGAATCTCTTCGGAAACTCTAAATCTTCAAGGAGAGGTTGCTGAAGCTGCAGAGCAACCAACTATTAAAAGAAACTTTCAAAGAGCTAGTGAATTAGTTAAAATTTCAGATGAAAGAATATTAGAAATATATAATGCTTTAAGACCAAATAGATCTAAAAAAGAGGAACTTTTAGAAATAGCAGACGAACTTGAAAATAAATATGGAGCTATAGTAAATGCAAACTTCGTTAGAGAAGCTGCAGAAATTTATGAAAAAAGAGGTAAGTTAAGAAGAGATTAG